One Bacillota bacterium DNA segment encodes these proteins:
- a CDS encoding glycoside hydrolase family 125 protein has translation MIRTVPETVERSDPPLVTGNDFVALPEVRVADGAVLSANLLHGRLAGLLEWRGAGERPLVAPELRMEGRTLEPEWRPEPWPDGPLWAIRLLAEAEGYRFRWEIAAPEEGRGFALALQAEPAGGERRPVELGLRWCLASPAYAALRRRPSGAPVATFFDRWTGSWVAEARGHGPLAALAVRAEPATTAETVGEGGGAGVGLLLAARFGAGEEARLVAYVGAGREADGAATAAVDLARHGFPALWRSAEEAARARADRASGGRWRRDPLAWRAVRNLLFNLHFATGRTVDDEARVWVTSRSPRYYVAGAHWNRDALLWSLPGLTLADPSRAREALLQAWGRYGRNAGEHSLYLDGSLLYPGFELDQLAAFPVATRLYEEATGDEGIWREPEVRERLAAVEARLLRARERGRPLYRTFLNPSDDPADPPYLTYDMALVAAAWRALARVRELEGDRAGAFLRRQEAEAVLAELRRLAVTEGPFGPMWAYAFDGRGRVLAGDEPAGSLMLLPYYGAVDSGDPIQQATARWIHSPANPYGPRGRFPWARSPHADHPWLLAAVSDLLAGWEVESRLRELAEARLDGGLACETVRQEDGSAATGAAFATCAGWLGTALLRRLGADA, from the coding sequence GTGATCCGGACGGTGCCGGAGACGGTGGAGCGTTCCGACCCGCCGCTGGTGACGGGGAACGACTTCGTGGCGCTGCCCGAGGTGCGCGTCGCGGACGGGGCCGTCCTCTCCGCCAACCTCCTCCACGGCCGGTTGGCCGGCCTGCTGGAGTGGCGCGGAGCCGGCGAGCGCCCGCTGGTGGCGCCGGAGCTCCGGATGGAGGGAAGGACTCTCGAGCCGGAGTGGCGGCCCGAACCCTGGCCGGACGGCCCCCTCTGGGCGATCCGCCTGCTGGCGGAGGCGGAGGGCTACCGCTTCCGCTGGGAGATCGCCGCCCCGGAGGAAGGGCGCGGCTTCGCCCTGGCGCTCCAGGCGGAGCCGGCGGGCGGGGAGCGGCGGCCGGTGGAGCTGGGGCTCCGCTGGTGCCTCGCCTCCCCCGCCTACGCGGCGCTCCGCCGACGGCCCAGCGGCGCCCCTGTCGCAACCTTCTTCGACCGCTGGACGGGGAGCTGGGTGGCGGAGGCGCGGGGCCACGGGCCGCTGGCGGCCCTGGCGGTGCGGGCGGAGCCGGCGACGACGGCCGAGACCGTGGGCGAGGGCGGCGGGGCGGGGGTCGGGCTGCTCCTCGCCGCCCGCTTCGGCGCCGGGGAGGAAGCCCGGTTGGTCGCCTACGTGGGCGCCGGCCGCGAGGCCGACGGCGCCGCCACCGCCGCGGTGGACCTGGCGCGGCACGGCTTCCCGGCGCTCTGGCGGAGCGCGGAGGAGGCGGCCCGGGCCCGGGCCGACCGGGCGAGCGGCGGCCGCTGGCGGCGGGACCCGCTCGCCTGGCGCGCCGTCCGGAACCTTCTCTTCAACCTCCACTTCGCCACCGGGCGGACCGTGGACGACGAGGCGCGCGTCTGGGTCACCTCGCGCTCGCCCCGCTACTACGTGGCGGGCGCCCACTGGAACCGCGACGCGCTGCTCTGGAGCCTGCCGGGCCTCACCCTGGCGGACCCGTCGCGGGCGCGGGAGGCGCTCCTGCAGGCATGGGGGCGGTACGGCCGGAACGCCGGCGAGCACAGCCTCTACCTGGACGGGAGCCTCCTCTACCCGGGCTTCGAGCTGGACCAGCTGGCCGCCTTCCCGGTCGCCACCCGCCTCTATGAGGAGGCGACGGGCGACGAGGGCATCTGGAGGGAGCCGGAGGTGCGCGAGCGGCTCGCCGCCGTGGAGGCGCGGCTCCTGCGAGCGCGGGAGCGGGGGAGACCGCTCTACCGCACCTTCCTCAACCCCAGCGACGACCCGGCCGACCCGCCCTATCTCACCTACGACATGGCGCTGGTGGCGGCCGCCTGGCGGGCGCTGGCCCGGGTGCGGGAGCTGGAGGGAGACCGCGCCGGCGCCTTCCTCCGGCGCCAGGAGGCGGAGGCGGTCCTGGCCGAGCTCCGCCGCCTGGCGGTGACGGAGGGCCCCTTCGGGCCCATGTGGGCGTACGCCTTCGACGGCCGGGGGCGGGTGCTGGCGGGCGACGAACCGGCGGGAAGCCTGATGCTTCTCCCGTATTACGGGGCGGTGGACTCCGGCGACCCGATCCAGCAGGCGACGGCCCGCTGGATCCACTCCCCGGCCAACCCCTACGGGCCGCGGGGCCGCTTCCCCTGGGCGCGCTCGCCCCACGCCGACCACCCCTGGCTGCTGGCGGCGGTGAGCGACCTCCTGGCCGGCTGGGAGGTGGAGAGCCGCCTGCGCGAGCTGGCCGAGGCGCGACTGGACGGCGGCCTGGCCTGCGAGACGGTCCGCCAGGAGGACGGCTCCGCGGCGACGGGAGCCGCCTTCGCCACCTGCGCGGGGTGGCTCGGCACGGCGCTTCTCCGCCGGCTGGGGGCGGACGCGTGA
- a CDS encoding lysophospholipid acyltransferase family protein, with translation MAAETAYRVLKPLVGAALWLRYRSRVYGRENVPPEGPVILAGNHISAADPVLIAVICPRPVHFFAKQELLRYPLVAQAINAFAIPVDRGRGDLNAMRRALRVLRDGGVLGVHYEGTRSRSGVPLRPRGGVGFLVEHTGAPVVPMAVEGTNQPLPSRAWVWFGRPLRFSREEAADHQRVAEQVAAEVEWMRRRLRRLAGIDEPTGGVLPG, from the coding sequence ATGGCGGCCGAGACCGCCTACCGTGTTCTGAAGCCGCTGGTGGGGGCGGCGCTCTGGCTCCGCTACCGGAGCCGCGTCTACGGGCGGGAGAACGTGCCGCCCGAGGGACCGGTCATCCTGGCCGGCAACCACATCAGTGCGGCGGATCCCGTCCTGATCGCGGTGATCTGCCCGCGCCCGGTCCACTTCTTCGCCAAGCAGGAGCTCCTCCGCTACCCCCTGGTCGCCCAGGCGATCAACGCCTTCGCCATCCCCGTCGACCGCGGCCGCGGCGACCTGAACGCCATGCGCCGGGCGCTCCGCGTGCTGCGGGACGGCGGGGTGCTGGGCGTCCACTACGAGGGCACGCGGAGCCGGAGCGGCGTGCCGCTCCGGCCGCGGGGCGGGGTGGGCTTCCTGGTGGAGCACACCGGCGCGCCGGTGGTCCCGATGGCGGTGGAGGGGACCAACCAGCCGCTTCCTTCCCGGGCCTGGGTCTGGTTCGGGCGGCCGCTCCGCTTCAGCCGCGAGGAGGCGGCCGACCACCAGCGGGTGGCCGAGCAGGTGGCGGCGGAGGTGGAGTGGATGCGGCGGCGGCTCCGCCGCCTGGCGGGCATCGACGAGCCGACGGGGGGAGTGCTGCCCGGTTGA
- a CDS encoding penicillin acylase family protein, whose protein sequence is MAESRGLAGWMAAGAAGLLLAVTERWLRRVGLNRTVAGLDAEAEIARDDRGWAHVTARTDWDLFFAQGYCTAQDRLWQLDHLRRWARGRLAEVEGPASEPLDRLMRNLGLLEAAEESAELLDGEARLALEAYADGVNAALQAGIGGGWRLLGPAFPRPWSVEDSLAVERLLAWWLEGGQLYAELVELALRLEQEDGAWEEALDLADLVLRSGAGWPGTRGGAAWAVAGRRAQSGRPLLAGSLELPLRLPPLLHPIHLLSLDGRINVAGVAVPGLPGLWMGRSPSVAWFLVPAEPESGHRLRRDDPAARARAVPGEAGEAWPAVEINARLRRGLEPLRLAWRGRAPGDRVGPLLRCLRAGSAREVAEALSAAPPGRFHLVAADAAGHILYRLLDPREADGRPPAVEDPAAGWLAAAGQRVLAEQEGWEGGAPGWVRGTARYRRLAERLRARDDLGAGEMAEILAERADPLPALLWDRLAPVLRGAVQDAGEETALALLEAWIAAGAREEAEEAGPLVWHLFLREAALAMAGRPLPERLRAHWLRAAAAPAGAAAWVAGEAGRAAAPGAFHRAVAWAERRLGPEPRRWSWGALHVLRPAVAESSPAPGGRAGRGPFPVPGSETTVEAAVADPARPFHVVAGSVWSMVADLGSGGWLEGRLCGGASGHPGSAHFDDGLRDWLNGRAHRFELDPVRVAGRRGTARQILRPEPRRL, encoded by the coding sequence ATGGCCGAATCGAGGGGGCTGGCAGGCTGGATGGCCGCGGGGGCGGCCGGCCTGCTGCTGGCCGTCACCGAACGCTGGCTCCGGCGGGTGGGCCTCAACCGCACCGTCGCCGGCCTCGACGCCGAGGCGGAGATCGCCCGGGACGACCGGGGCTGGGCGCACGTCACGGCCCGGACCGACTGGGATCTCTTCTTCGCCCAGGGCTACTGCACCGCCCAGGATCGCCTCTGGCAGCTGGACCACCTTCGCCGCTGGGCCCGCGGCCGCCTGGCCGAGGTCGAGGGGCCGGCGTCGGAGCCGCTCGACCGGCTGATGCGCAATCTGGGGCTCCTCGAGGCGGCGGAGGAATCGGCCGAGCTCCTGGATGGAGAGGCCAGGCTGGCTCTGGAGGCGTACGCCGACGGGGTCAACGCCGCCCTCCAGGCCGGGATCGGCGGCGGCTGGCGACTCCTGGGGCCCGCGTTCCCCCGCCCCTGGAGCGTCGAGGACTCCCTGGCGGTGGAGCGGCTCCTGGCCTGGTGGCTGGAGGGCGGCCAGCTCTACGCGGAGCTGGTGGAGCTGGCGCTCCGGCTGGAACAGGAGGACGGCGCCTGGGAGGAGGCGCTGGACCTGGCCGACCTGGTTCTCCGCTCCGGCGCCGGCTGGCCCGGCACGCGCGGCGGCGCCGCCTGGGCCGTCGCCGGGCGGAGGGCGCAGAGCGGCAGGCCGCTCCTGGCCGGCAGCCTGGAACTGCCCCTCCGGCTGCCGCCTCTGCTCCACCCGATCCATCTGCTCAGCCTGGACGGCCGCATCAACGTGGCCGGCGTGGCCGTGCCCGGCCTGCCCGGCCTCTGGATGGGCCGGAGCCCGTCGGTGGCCTGGTTCCTCGTCCCGGCCGAACCCGAGAGCGGGCACCGGCTGCGGCGCGACGACCCCGCGGCGCGGGCACGCGCCGTCCCCGGCGAAGCCGGTGAGGCCTGGCCCGCGGTGGAGATCAACGCCCGCCTGCGCCGGGGGCTCGAACCCCTCCGGCTCGCCTGGCGAGGGCGGGCGCCGGGTGACCGGGTCGGTCCCCTGCTCCGCTGCCTGCGCGCGGGGAGCGCGCGGGAGGTGGCGGAGGCGCTCTCGGCGGCGCCCCCGGGGCGCTTCCATCTGGTGGCGGCCGACGCCGCCGGCCACATCCTCTACCGGTTGCTGGACCCCCGGGAGGCCGACGGCCGGCCCCCGGCGGTGGAGGATCCGGCGGCCGGCTGGCTGGCCGCGGCCGGGCAGCGGGTGCTGGCGGAGCAGGAAGGCTGGGAGGGAGGCGCGCCCGGCTGGGTTCGCGGGACCGCCCGCTACCGGAGGCTGGCGGAGCGGCTTCGGGCGCGGGACGACCTGGGTGCGGGCGAGATGGCGGAGATCCTGGCGGAACGGGCCGATCCGCTGCCCGCTCTGCTCTGGGACCGGCTGGCTCCGGTTCTGCGCGGAGCCGTCCAGGATGCGGGGGAAGAGACGGCGCTGGCGCTGCTGGAAGCGTGGATCGCGGCGGGCGCCCGGGAGGAAGCGGAGGAGGCCGGCCCCCTCGTCTGGCACCTCTTCCTCCGGGAGGCGGCGCTGGCCATGGCGGGCCGGCCGCTTCCGGAACGGCTGCGGGCGCACTGGCTGCGGGCCGCCGCGGCCCCGGCGGGGGCGGCTGCCTGGGTGGCCGGCGAGGCGGGTCGGGCGGCGGCGCCGGGCGCCTTTCACCGGGCGGTCGCCTGGGCCGAGCGCCGGCTGGGACCCGAGCCGCGGCGCTGGAGCTGGGGGGCGCTCCACGTCCTCCGCCCGGCGGTGGCGGAGAGTTCGCCCGCTCCGGGAGGCAGGGCCGGGCGGGGCCCCTTCCCCGTCCCGGGCTCGGAGACCACGGTGGAGGCGGCGGTGGCCGATCCGGCGCGCCCCTTCCACGTGGTGGCCGGCTCGGTATGGAGCATGGTGGCGGATCTGGGGTCGGGGGGGTGGCTCGAGGGGAGGCTCTGCGGCGGCGCCTCGGGCCACCCGGGAAGCGCCCACTTCGACGACGGGCTGCGCGACTGGCTGAACGGCCGGGCGCACCGGTTCGAACTGGATCCGGTGCGGGTGGCCGGCAGGCGGGGTACGGCGCGGCAGATCCTCCGGCCCGAACCGCGCCGGCTGTGA
- the glpX gene encoding class II fructose-bisphosphatase, whose product MERELALEFVRVTEGAALAAAPWMGRGDKEAIDGAAVETMRALFDNVDIDGTVVIGEGEMDEAPMLYIGERLGTGRGPRVDVAVDPVEGTNLVARGLPDAIAVVAVAPRGTLLHAPDMYMQKIAVGPEAAGKVDIDAPPAENVRRVAKALGKEVSQVTVILLDRPRHEQIVRQVREVGARIRFISDGDVLAALATALPESGVDLLLGIGGAPEGVLAAAALRCLGGELQARLLPQDDQEAARCQAMGIRDPGQVLTMHELVRGDDVIFSATGITPGSLLRGVRFARNGAETETLVMRAWTGTVRRVRAFHHPERKPVLRDLPAFRRPASA is encoded by the coding sequence TTGGAGCGAGAGCTGGCGCTCGAGTTCGTCCGCGTGACGGAGGGTGCGGCCCTGGCGGCTGCGCCCTGGATGGGGCGCGGCGACAAAGAGGCCATCGACGGGGCTGCGGTGGAGACGATGCGGGCGCTCTTCGACAACGTGGACATCGACGGCACCGTGGTCATCGGCGAGGGCGAGATGGACGAGGCGCCCATGCTCTACATCGGCGAACGGTTGGGCACCGGGCGGGGACCGAGGGTGGACGTGGCCGTCGACCCGGTGGAGGGGACCAACCTGGTGGCCCGGGGCCTCCCGGACGCCATCGCCGTGGTGGCGGTGGCGCCCAGGGGAACGCTCCTCCATGCGCCGGACATGTACATGCAGAAGATCGCCGTCGGGCCGGAGGCCGCCGGCAAGGTGGACATCGACGCACCGCCCGCCGAGAACGTCCGGCGCGTCGCCAAGGCGCTGGGCAAGGAGGTCTCCCAGGTGACGGTCATCCTGCTCGACCGGCCGCGCCACGAGCAGATCGTCCGGCAGGTGCGCGAGGTGGGCGCGCGCATCCGATTCATCTCCGACGGCGACGTCCTGGCCGCGCTGGCCACGGCGCTGCCCGAGAGCGGCGTCGACCTCCTGCTGGGCATCGGCGGCGCGCCCGAGGGGGTGCTGGCAGCGGCCGCGCTTCGTTGCCTGGGCGGCGAGCTCCAGGCCCGGCTCCTCCCGCAGGACGACCAGGAAGCGGCCCGCTGCCAGGCGATGGGCATCCGGGATCCGGGGCAGGTGTTGACCATGCACGAGCTGGTCCGCGGCGACGACGTCATTTTCAGCGCCACGGGCATCACCCCGGGGAGCCTGCTGCGCGGCGTCCGCTTCGCCCGGAACGGCGCGGAGACGGAGACGCTGGTGATGCGGGCCTGGACGGGCACGGTCCGGCGGGTGCGAGCCTTCCACCATCCCGAGCGCAAGCCCGTTCTGCGCGACCTGCCGGCCTTCCGGCGGCCGGCGAGCGCCTGA
- a CDS encoding DMT family transporter, which translates to MAGLLVGVAAISSAAILTRASLSDPLLIALWRLLLAALLLLPVSLLRHAGAAFRLGGQALPTLASGLALAVHFAAWNQSLLLTSVASSVTLVTVHPVFILLWDRWRLGRSAPAAAWWGSALAVIGSGVVGGADWQLSPRALQGDLLALLGAVAMAAYLLLGRRVRRQAEALPYSVVVYLTASAVLAGFLLLAGRPLLPAGSREWALMGGLAVGPTVFGHTVFSWALGYLPAQLVSVSILGEPVGAGLLAWLLLGERPSAGAILGDLLILGGIALSLQPPAGGWRAGPREVAGKGSGAAVDARPGTQPEQGQG; encoded by the coding sequence TTGGCGGGGCTTCTCGTCGGGGTGGCCGCCATCTCGTCGGCGGCCATTCTGACCCGGGCCTCGCTCTCCGACCCGCTCCTGATCGCGCTCTGGCGGCTGCTTCTGGCGGCCCTGCTCCTGCTGCCGGTCAGCCTCCTCCGCCACGCGGGCGCCGCCTTCCGGCTGGGCGGACAGGCGCTTCCCACGCTGGCCTCGGGTCTGGCGCTGGCCGTTCATTTCGCCGCCTGGAACCAGTCGCTCCTGCTCACCAGCGTGGCCAGCTCGGTCACCCTGGTCACCGTCCACCCCGTCTTCATCCTCCTCTGGGACCGCTGGCGGCTGGGGCGCTCCGCGCCCGCCGCCGCCTGGTGGGGATCGGCGCTGGCCGTGATCGGAAGCGGCGTGGTGGGGGGAGCCGACTGGCAGCTCTCGCCCCGGGCGCTGCAGGGCGACCTGCTGGCGCTGCTGGGCGCCGTGGCCATGGCGGCCTACCTGCTCCTGGGCCGAAGAGTGCGGCGGCAGGCGGAGGCGCTCCCCTACTCGGTGGTCGTCTACCTGACCGCCTCCGCGGTGCTGGCGGGCTTCCTTCTCCTGGCCGGCCGCCCCCTCCTCCCGGCCGGGAGCCGGGAGTGGGCGCTGATGGGCGGGCTGGCGGTAGGGCCCACCGTCTTCGGCCACACCGTCTTCAGCTGGGCGCTGGGTTACCTCCCCGCCCAGCTGGTCTCCGTCAGCATCCTGGGCGAGCCGGTGGGGGCGGGCCTTCTGGCCTGGCTCCTCCTGGGCGAGCGACCCTCGGCGGGGGCGATCCTGGGCGACCTCCTGATCCTGGGCGGGATCGCCCTCAGCCTCCAGCCGCCCGCCGGCGGCTGGAGGGCCGGGCCGAGGGAGGTCGCCGGCAAGGGGTCAGGGGCAGCCGTCGACGCCCGGCCGGGCACGCAGCCCGAGCAGGGTCAGGGCTGA
- a CDS encoding class A beta-lactamase-related serine hydrolase codes for MSGDDAARLGERLAARLDPLLERLPGTMALVVEGLHAGRVYAREADRPFYPASVIKLAVMVEAFAQAAEGRVDLEEELVVRQSETVTGSGVLQHLLPGRRYPLMDLVTLMIIVSDNTATNLLIDRLGADAITARMEALGLPGIAVRQKLQVVPVPAGARNQMTAGETARLLRLIGLGQVVSYDACRRMVAILEAQQLDLDLAARLPEPERPGVGQAPLWRWAHKTGWVTGRLHDAGLLYLPEGVWAVAAFTEGFPHPEEARAALAEAGEALYEELRGVPDVPDAPGGR; via the coding sequence ATGAGCGGAGACGATGCGGCCCGGCTGGGGGAGCGGCTGGCGGCGCGGCTCGATCCGCTGCTGGAGCGGCTCCCCGGAACGATGGCGCTGGTGGTGGAGGGGCTCCACGCCGGTCGCGTCTACGCCCGCGAGGCGGACCGCCCCTTCTACCCGGCCAGCGTCATCAAGCTGGCGGTGATGGTGGAGGCCTTCGCCCAGGCGGCGGAGGGCCGCGTGGACCTGGAGGAGGAGCTGGTGGTCCGGCAGAGCGAGACGGTGACCGGGTCGGGCGTCCTCCAGCACCTGCTCCCCGGGCGACGCTATCCGCTGATGGACCTGGTGACGCTGATGATCATCGTCAGCGACAACACCGCCACCAACCTGCTCATCGACCGGCTTGGCGCCGATGCGATCACGGCGCGGATGGAGGCGCTGGGGCTGCCGGGGATCGCCGTCCGGCAGAAGCTCCAGGTGGTCCCGGTGCCCGCGGGCGCGCGCAACCAGATGACGGCGGGTGAGACCGCGCGGCTCCTGCGGCTGATCGGCCTGGGCCAGGTGGTCTCGTACGACGCCTGCCGCCGGATGGTGGCCATCCTGGAGGCGCAGCAGCTCGACCTCGACCTGGCGGCCCGGCTGCCCGAGCCGGAGCGGCCCGGGGTGGGCCAGGCCCCGCTCTGGCGCTGGGCGCACAAGACCGGCTGGGTGACAGGACGGCTCCACGATGCGGGCCTCCTCTACCTGCCCGAGGGGGTCTGGGCCGTGGCCGCCTTCACCGAGGGCTTCCCGCACCCGGAGGAGGCGCGGGCGGCGCTGGCGGAGGCGGGCGAGGCGCTTTACGAAGAGCTCCGCGGCGTCCCGGACGTCCCGGACGCCCCCGGGGGCAGGTGA
- a CDS encoding MBL fold metallo-hydrolase, giving the protein MQGESERAARWLTSWGRVEPLAPGLWRIAEPVGRTGEWGVDWVNAFLVEGERRALLFDSGMGVGPLEAVVRLLTAKPLSVVLSHWHWDHAGGARRLAALAEGVWAHPADGALLARGEPDDDLRQAVAGEIRRGLLPAEYALAPGHLGPLPTRPAEEGRSFDLGGRRALLLHTPGHTPGGLTLLLEPDGWLFPGDLAYRGGLLWLQEAEADPAAYARSLDRLAALDGVRALYGGHDPAPQPPAMLAELRAAFEEARRRLERGEAEGWGTGARRVTVDGFGFLMPGGREEER; this is encoded by the coding sequence GTGCAGGGAGAGTCGGAGCGGGCGGCGCGCTGGCTCACTTCCTGGGGCCGGGTGGAGCCGCTGGCGCCGGGGCTCTGGCGAATCGCCGAGCCCGTCGGGCGGACGGGGGAGTGGGGCGTCGACTGGGTGAACGCCTTCCTGGTGGAGGGCGAGAGGCGGGCGCTCCTCTTCGACAGCGGCATGGGCGTCGGCCCGCTGGAGGCGGTGGTCCGTCTCCTGACCGCCAAGCCGCTCAGCGTCGTCTTGAGCCACTGGCACTGGGACCATGCCGGGGGCGCCCGCAGGCTCGCCGCCCTGGCGGAGGGGGTCTGGGCCCATCCGGCCGACGGGGCGCTGCTCGCCCGGGGGGAGCCGGACGACGACCTCCGCCAGGCGGTGGCGGGGGAGATCCGGCGGGGCCTGCTCCCGGCCGAGTACGCCCTCGCGCCCGGGCACCTCGGACCGCTCCCCACCCGCCCGGCCGAGGAAGGCCGGAGCTTCGACCTCGGCGGCCGGCGTGCGCTCCTCCTGCACACGCCCGGCCACACCCCCGGCGGCCTGACGCTCCTGCTCGAGCCGGACGGCTGGCTCTTCCCCGGCGACCTGGCCTACCGCGGCGGGCTCCTCTGGCTCCAGGAGGCGGAGGCGGACCCCGCCGCCTACGCGCGGAGCCTGGACCGGCTCGCTGCGCTGGACGGGGTGCGTGCGCTCTACGGCGGCCACGACCCGGCGCCGCAGCCGCCGGCGATGCTGGCGGAGCTGCGGGCGGCCTTCGAGGAGGCGCGGCGCCGGCTGGAGCGGGGCGAGGCGGAAGGCTGGGGCACCGGCGCGCGCCGTGTGACGGTCGACGGGTTCGGCTTCCTGATGCCCGGGGGGAGGGAGGAGGAGCGATGA
- a CDS encoding S41 family peptidase — protein MSEPMGGEQPPIKPRRPGPSWRAAVVGAVLIALVSSGVSYAIADHQIAAALHGLPTTGEDAATLRQLQGSPAFQDFVQTLTLIRTRYVDRPDMEKVLAGATSGALSALHDPYSVYFDRNAYTSFTSDTSGEYGGIGVQVTSEGRYVVVQTPFPGTPSATASYEGAGPGDPRGLRPGDRIVEVDGHNVVGVDVDAVAQMIRGAPGTPVVLGVERPTGEGNQFQRLTFRMTRTNVVVPTVESSMLPHSVGYLQITQFTDKTPPLVQKALDGLRKRGMRALVLDLRYNPGGSLDAVEQIAGLFLPGGSPIVHTVDRAGHRDTASVPGDGKGLGVPLAVLVNGASASASEILAGALQDLGVGTLVGERTFGKGLVQQVYPFPDGTGIKLTVERYLTAAGRDINKHVDPRTGRTVGGIQPNVEVQAPANWNPAQMGEPGHDPQLDAALRLLEQNRH, from the coding sequence ATGTCCGAGCCCATGGGCGGGGAGCAGCCCCCCATCAAGCCTCGGCGGCCCGGCCCTTCCTGGCGTGCCGCCGTGGTGGGAGCCGTGCTGATCGCGCTGGTCAGCTCCGGAGTCTCGTACGCCATCGCCGACCACCAGATCGCCGCCGCGCTCCACGGCCTGCCCACCACCGGAGAGGACGCGGCCACGCTTCGCCAGTTGCAGGGAAGCCCCGCCTTCCAGGACTTCGTCCAGACGCTCACCCTGATCCGGACGCGCTACGTGGACCGCCCGGACATGGAGAAGGTACTGGCCGGCGCCACCAGTGGGGCGCTCTCCGCACTCCACGACCCGTATTCGGTCTACTTCGACCGGAACGCCTACACCAGCTTCACCAGCGACACCAGCGGCGAGTACGGCGGCATCGGCGTCCAGGTGACGTCGGAGGGCCGCTACGTCGTCGTCCAGACCCCCTTCCCGGGCACGCCCAGCGCGACCGCCTCCTACGAGGGGGCCGGGCCCGGCGATCCGCGCGGGCTCCGTCCCGGCGACCGGATCGTCGAGGTGGACGGCCACAACGTGGTGGGGGTCGACGTCGACGCCGTGGCCCAGATGATCCGGGGCGCCCCGGGCACGCCGGTCGTGCTGGGCGTCGAGCGACCCACCGGCGAAGGCAACCAGTTCCAGCGCCTCACCTTCCGGATGACCCGGACCAACGTGGTGGTGCCCACGGTCGAGTCGTCCATGCTGCCGCACTCGGTGGGCTACCTGCAGATCACGCAGTTCACCGACAAGACGCCTCCCCTGGTCCAGAAGGCGCTGGATGGCTTGAGGAAGAGGGGCATGCGCGCGCTGGTCCTGGACCTGCGGTACAACCCCGGCGGCTCGCTGGACGCGGTCGAGCAGATCGCCGGCCTCTTCCTGCCCGGAGGAAGCCCCATCGTCCACACCGTCGACCGGGCGGGACACCGCGACACGGCCAGCGTACCGGGCGACGGGAAAGGCCTGGGGGTCCCCCTGGCGGTGCTGGTCAACGGGGCCAGCGCCAGCGCCTCGGAGATCCTGGCCGGTGCGCTGCAGGATCTGGGCGTGGGGACGCTGGTCGGCGAGCGGACCTTCGGCAAGGGCCTGGTGCAGCAGGTCTACCCCTTCCCGGACGGGACCGGCATCAAGCTGACGGTGGAGCGCTACCTGACCGCGGCCGGCCGCGACATCAACAAGCACGTCGATCCGCGCACCGGCAGGACGGTGGGCGGGATCCAGCCGAACGTCGAGGTGCAGGCGCCTGCGAACTGGAACCCGGCCCAGATGGGGGAGCCCGGTCACGATCCCCAGCTGGACGCGGCCTTGCGGCTCCTCGAGCAGAACCGGCACTGA